The following coding sequences are from one Ruminococcus flavefaciens AE3010 window:
- a CDS encoding KOW domain-containing RNA-binding protein has protein sequence MKLLKGSVVRAEAGRDGGGYFVIVEADEKYCLIADGKTRKLASPKRKNIKHIRVTNSMIDVNDITDKKLRNMLKQFSEAE, from the coding sequence GTGAAGCTGCTTAAAGGCTCTGTTGTAAGAGCGGAGGCAGGACGCGACGGCGGAGGATACTTCGTTATCGTGGAAGCCGATGAAAAGTATTGTCTCATCGCAGACGGCAAGACCAGAAAGCTGGCAAGCCCCAAGCGAAAGAATATAAAACATATCCGCGTTACAAACAGTATGATCGATGTAAACGATATAACTGATAAAAAACTCAGGAATATGCTGAAACAGTTCAGCGAGGCTGAGTAA
- the map gene encoding type I methionyl aminopeptidase produces MSITIKSKSELAIMREAGRITCGAIWYAGERLKAGMTTLDVDKLIGEYFARHDSKSCFKGLYGFPGNACISVNEEIIHGIPKASRRLKEGDIVSIDTGAAYKGFNGDSCWTFPVGKISDEAKALLEVTEQSLYEGIAQAQVGARVGDISHAVEEYCASRGYGIVRNYCGHGIGREVHESPEVPNWGKAGHGPRLVAGMTICIEPMINVKGDDVKVMKDNWTVVTKSGSLSAHFEHMIAITPDGPVILTQP; encoded by the coding sequence ATGAGCATAACTATCAAATCGAAGTCCGAATTAGCCATAATGCGTGAAGCAGGTAGGATAACCTGCGGCGCAATATGGTATGCGGGCGAAAGATTAAAGGCGGGAATGACAACACTCGATGTTGACAAGCTGATCGGCGAGTACTTCGCTCGTCACGACAGCAAGTCCTGCTTTAAAGGGCTTTATGGATTCCCGGGAAACGCTTGTATCTCAGTAAATGAGGAGATAATCCACGGTATCCCTAAGGCGAGCCGCAGGTTAAAAGAGGGCGATATAGTAAGCATCGACACGGGAGCTGCTTATAAGGGCTTCAATGGCGACAGCTGCTGGACCTTCCCTGTGGGTAAAATTTCTGATGAAGCTAAAGCATTGCTTGAGGTTACAGAGCAAAGCCTTTACGAGGGCATAGCTCAGGCTCAGGTTGGCGCAAGAGTCGGAGATATTTCTCATGCTGTAGAAGAGTATTGTGCTTCACGAGGCTACGGAATCGTAAGAAATTACTGCGGCCACGGAATCGGCAGAGAGGTTCACGAATCACCCGAAGTACCGAACTGGGGTAAGGCAGGTCACGGACCCAGACTGGTAGCGGGTATGACTATCTGCATTGAGCCCATGATAAATGTCAAGGGCGACGACGTAAAAGTCATGAAGGACAATTGGACAGTCGTTACGAAAAGTGGTTCACTTTCAGCTCACTTTGAGCATATGATCGCAATAACTCCTGACGGTCCCGTTATACTGACACAGCCCTGA
- a CDS encoding adenylate kinase, with product MNLIFLGAPGAGKGTQAEVVSDALNIPQISTGNILREAAKNGTEYGLKAKAAMDAGALVSDDIVIGILKERIAEDDCKNGFILDGFPRTVPQAEALDKMNIKIDKVIEIHVPDETIKQRVSGRRVCQGCGASYHIEYKPTKVDGVCDKCGDKTIVRKDDQPEVVLDRLATYHEKTAPLKDYYEKQGKLVTVIGQEEVAETSKLTLAAVGVEK from the coding sequence ATGAACCTTATCTTTTTAGGCGCTCCCGGCGCAGGCAAGGGTACTCAGGCTGAGGTAGTTTCCGATGCTCTGAATATTCCTCAGATATCAACAGGCAATATTCTCCGCGAGGCTGCTAAGAACGGCACAGAGTACGGTCTCAAAGCTAAGGCTGCTATGGACGCAGGCGCTCTCGTTTCTGACGATATCGTTATCGGTATCCTGAAGGAGAGGATCGCTGAGGACGACTGCAAAAACGGTTTCATCCTTGACGGTTTCCCGAGAACGGTTCCTCAGGCAGAGGCTCTCGACAAGATGAACATCAAGATCGATAAGGTAATCGAGATCCACGTTCCCGATGAGACTATCAAGCAGAGAGTTTCAGGCAGAAGAGTCTGCCAGGGCTGCGGAGCTTCTTACCACATCGAATACAAGCCTACTAAGGTAGACGGCGTTTGCGACAAGTGCGGCGACAAGACTATCGTTCGTAAGGACGATCAGCCGGAGGTCGTTCTGGACAGACTCGCAACATACCACGAAAAAACAGCTCCTCTCAAGGACTACTACGAGAAGCAGGGCAAGCTCGTCACTGTTATCGGTCAGGAAGAGGTTGCTGAAACTTCAAAGCTCACACTGGCAGCAGTAGGGGTAGAGAAGTAA
- the secY gene encoding preprotein translocase subunit SecY, translating into MFQTLRKAWGVPEIRKKILYTLLMIILFRFGCAVAVPFLNTDVVKSWMDTNASDGGFLDYMNTITGGAMSQATVFSLSITPFINASIIMQLLTYALPPLERMRDEGEEGRKKIDKITAVVAMFLAVFMSFAYYLTLKRMNVESADGTSQHALKYMSGGEGLFAAFVIIACFVAGALIVVWMGNRVSDKGIGNGISILLFAGIAARFPTDAALLITLTKNSIQKGENGKYLWVTIAYYLFIIAEIAFIVYMNEAERRIPIQYAKRVVGRKQYGGQKTHIPIKVIMSGVMPIIFAMSFMSLPSAIQIIKQNPHDGSFYAKFCDFFSTRSWGYAVIYFLLIIAFNYFYVSIQYNPVEIANNLRQSNGGIPGIRPGKPTSDYIQRVLNKISLVGAIFLGIIAIIPIFISMADEQLRTLSMGGTTILIAVSVALETTRTLESHLMMRHHKGFLQ; encoded by the coding sequence CAAAAAGATCTTATACACATTACTCATGATCATACTGTTCAGATTCGGATGTGCAGTAGCCGTTCCTTTCCTTAATACAGATGTCGTAAAGTCCTGGATGGATACAAACGCATCGGACGGCGGCTTCCTCGATTACATGAACACCATCACCGGCGGCGCTATGTCGCAGGCAACCGTTTTCTCACTTTCAATAACACCATTCATCAACGCTTCCATCATCATGCAGCTGCTCACCTATGCACTGCCTCCTCTCGAGCGTATGCGCGACGAGGGCGAAGAGGGAAGAAAGAAGATCGACAAGATCACAGCCGTTGTGGCTATGTTCCTTGCTGTGTTCATGTCATTCGCTTACTACCTTACACTCAAGCGTATGAATGTTGAAAGTGCAGACGGCACAAGTCAGCACGCTCTTAAATATATGAGCGGCGGCGAGGGCTTATTTGCAGCCTTCGTTATCATCGCTTGCTTCGTTGCAGGCGCACTCATCGTTGTTTGGATGGGTAACAGAGTCAGCGACAAGGGTATCGGAAATGGTATCTCCATTCTCCTCTTTGCCGGTATCGCGGCAAGATTCCCCACCGACGCTGCACTTCTTATCACACTTACAAAGAATAGTATCCAGAAGGGTGAAAACGGTAAGTACCTCTGGGTAACTATTGCATACTATCTCTTTATTATCGCAGAGATCGCTTTCATCGTTTATATGAACGAGGCTGAAAGACGTATCCCGATACAGTACGCTAAGCGCGTAGTCGGCAGAAAGCAGTACGGCGGTCAGAAGACACATATCCCGATAAAGGTTATCATGAGCGGTGTTATGCCTATCATCTTCGCTATGTCGTTTATGTCTCTTCCATCAGCTATACAGATAATCAAGCAGAATCCGCACGACGGAAGCTTCTATGCTAAGTTCTGCGATTTCTTCAGCACAAGAAGCTGGGGATATGCAGTTATCTACTTCCTGCTCATCATTGCGTTCAACTACTTCTACGTATCGATACAGTACAACCCTGTTGAGATAGCAAACAACCTTCGTCAGTCAAACGGCGGTATCCCCGGTATCAGACCCGGTAAGCCCACATCTGACTACATTCAGAGAGTACTCAACAAGATCTCTCTCGTGGGTGCTATCTTCCTCGGCATCATCGCTATTATCCCGATCTTCATCTCAATGGCAGATGAGCAGCTGAGAACACTTTCAATGGGCGGTACAACTATCCTTATCGCAGTATCAGTTGCGCTTGAAACAACAAGAACACTTGAATCACATCTTATGATGCGTCATCATAAGGGCTTCTTACAGTAA